Within Vigna unguiculata cultivar IT97K-499-35 chromosome 2, ASM411807v1, whole genome shotgun sequence, the genomic segment aagccataacttgtagaacacgtgcgaGAAACTTACTACGGACCAGACTacgtaacgctaggtggagttctcAATACGAGCATAGTTCGTAATCTCCCAAGACTATCAAACTCGTCGGCTAGCTACCAAGGAGGACAATCTTCTGGACTCATccatacgagccacaactcgcacactcacaccgacaacactcgctaATCTGAGCCATACCTTAAGGATTCCTTGTGTTCATCCGCAATttcgagtcacaactcaagagatgtcattctaagccacaactcaaggaatgtcacatGTTTTTCCCCTATCCCGAACCACAATTCAAGGAACACTCTAGCAAGATgatctttaaggtatcaccaaagACTTGTAAACCACGCAAAAGCAAACAAGTCACAAATCCTGACTCTGCATTATCGTCTGGCGCTACTCCAAAGCCACTAGGCGAAGTTTAGTTCCAGACTGCCTGACGGAAGGCCTAGGCCGCCAAGCGCTACGCATTGCAGTGCTCTTTGTCTTCTAGTTGTCACTTGGCGTAAACTTCCCCATCGTCAGACGATACGTACTCCAAACCCCACTAATTTTGTAGCTCTCGCCTGGTGGTTCAAACCTCACCGCCAAGCACTACACTAGTTCAGGCAGTTGCTGGAAAAATTCTAGAAATATGTAGTTTCACAGATTAAACCATATTTGAAAATCCATATTACAAACAATCATAAACAAAATGATAGGAATCTAAATACACGtagttcagctcccctaacctgaattcCTTGCTTAAACTCGAGAATTCTAGAGTTCCTTGTTGGTCAACAATGGCCTCCCTTGACACCTTCCAAAAACAACCCTCAATCCTCTCTGAAATGCAATCCTAATGCTCTCAAAACGATTCCCATATGTTTCACCTTCATGTCAAAACGAAATTTGgcaatgatcaagcatattattattacaataataatcattaaataacacacaaatgacaAACAGAGAACTTAATCTCAAATCCTTCgaacacaattaagtactctcaaccacttcagctagtactcttccacgttatataaattaacattaattgtcttaaaggctcccactacccacatttattaattatttatttaattaattaattaatttccttGAGTCTTATAGAGAGGAGTGAAAGATTGGGAGTTAGAGGGGTAGCAGAGGAATCACTTTTGAGGGTTGGGAAAGGAAGAAGGAAGAGTAGGATTTACGTTGAGATGAAGTGAAAAGGaacaaagaaaacatattttcagATGcatagaagaggaagaaggataAAACATATACACCATGACAACATTTGAACGAAGGAGTGATCTACATTGGCGCCAAAACAACAAATGTAAGTAAAATGGACAAGTGTCAGCGATTTAAATAAGGGTAAGTTTCATATTTCACAAGTAcattatatttctatatttatagtAGATTTTGTGACTACTTATTTGAATTTAAGTAATTACCCATATGTAGAGATAAATCAACaactcaacaaataaaaaatgcaagcaattgaaatatgatatgtataatataaaaataaaatgtatgtttaattaaaataataataacaaaaaaaaaattacaataatatctcgtagtgataaaattatttataataataataatatcactatagtaatttattaatagttattattataaatgcaatataattatcataataaaaaaattatttttcagttttattaatttactaattttagtaactacttacTTGAGTTCaaagatttaaagataaattaacaacaaaacaaatacaaaatgaaaataattgaaatatgattccataataaataaaagtaaaatgtgtgtcgaactatattattaataataataatacaactaaaaaaaataatatatatatatatatatatatatatatatatatatatataaacaaagatacatatgttatcttttgtttttatttttagaattttatccttattttttaaatttaaataattattcataatgaaaaaagttaattttcaaCTCTATTATTTTActgattttgtaattatttattttttaacaaaaaaataaataaaaagttgcAAATAATTAGACCATTTATGAACGATTTTAACAAGACTTCTGCCGGACTTCTAAATAAGTCGTCaattatatttacataatagagaattaatattattacataacATTTGACTAACCTTTTGTTGAAATTAAATGAGAAAAGTATTTGAGATTAAGGTATCCATTATTATTTCATCTCATTATAAAGTTGAGTACGTATTTCATGTAGTTTGCCATTAAACCAAATCATAAGtgtcaaatattaatatattttgacccTATATCTACTGGTACTTAACTGGAGTTTTTGAAACCTCTGGTATATTGTATTTTGCTGGACGTTATTATGACCCCAACTAATTAACCccttctaaaattaaatatttttgtagtgtcattttattttattcatatactttctctctctctctctctctctctctctctatatatatatatatatatatatatatatatgaatgtaaCATAATATAAAGTCACGTGATCTTTTCTAAAAGtaaagtcacaaaattattgatccaAACTCTGCAATGTtgttattaataatactaataatagtaataataacaatgTAGTAAGAATAATAAacatagtaataattataataacgtttctttgtgagtgattttaaagaaattttgtgAGGGTTTCTTCTTTTGGAAAGAGGGAGCGCgagtaacaaaaaatttgagtgaGTGAGCGTAAGAATAAAccttggtttttatttttaataaataatcatttataaatttgtatgtaaAATTAGTacgtacttttttttttgcttacatacaaattttttaCCATTACCTACGTATACTATCTTTCGCAAATGTTCTCATTCTAACGCGCcaaatgtcaaaaaaaaaaaattgtgtaactcaattttataggtaaaattcatatataatacCTATGTTACCTACAAATTAAGATCGTATgtaaatatctttaaataaatcacatttttcttgtagtgtgatGTTCTAATCAAGGGAGTAATGGTAACAATTTGACATATTGAACAAAGTCAAcgttatgtttattatttttcattgataCATCTATGGTGGGGTCTAGCCTAGTAGCACTAACGTGGATGTTgtcatatatttgttttagagcataaatacaaagaaaagaTATTGAAACTTCGTTGTGGAGTCACTTTTCTTATATATGAGACTTTTTGGTATAAAGATATATATTGATTCTAAAGTGAGTATTCTTCCTTTATCAAAAGTCTTACATACAAAATGAGTAACTCTACGATGAAGTTCCAACTTCATCATTTTTACTTCTTCTATGTACTATGAAACAAACACATGACATATcgctaaatatatatatatatatatatatatatatatatatatatatatatataaagaaactgaaatattaatcaatatctttcgATACATGCACatttagaaagagaaaaaaaaagtaaagtgaATGAgtaatcaatcttttttatatatgcatgtttaatagaaaatataaatattcaacatatttgaataaattgaattttacaaacttgtatataataataacatagtTAGACCATCTATGAACGTTTTTAACAAGACTTCTGCCAGGCTTCTAAATAAGTcgtcaattatatttatataatagagaattaatattattacataaaatttcaCTAACCTTTTGTTGAAATGAGAAAAAGTATTTGAGATTTAGGTATCCATTATTATTTCATCCCATTATAAAGTTGAGTACGTATTACATGTAGTTTGCCATTAAACCAAATCATAAGtgtcaaatattaatatattttgacccTATATCTACCGGTACTTTTGGACATCTATTTTCGGAATACACACGATTATTTAAGCAAAGCATCTACAACTAGATAAAATATGAGAACAAGTCTTGATGGAAAAGTTCAACTCCAAATGTTACAAATTTACAACTAGATAAAACACGACCTAATACTTTGGAGAATCCTAGGAAAATATACACATAAAAAGTACTCTGTTATTCTtcctcatttattttctttagtctTTATGTTAATGTAAAGCTAAACACtctatttatacaattgtaaCATTCATCTATGACATTATTACTAAATTAGGAAGATAACATAGAGAATTTTCTAGTCTATTGGATACTATGATCACTGAGACAAGAACCACACCTCGTTCACTCTATCGGTCAATTTAAAAGGAGGATCATATTGTGCTATAATGAAACTCTTGCCAAAAGTAAAAGAACGTTTGGTTGCACCAAGACTAGCCTTGAGGGAAGCAACATACCTCCCAACGTTAGAATCTGTGACAAACCCACCAAATTGTTTCACTGCTACAAATTTACTTTTCCATCTTTTAACACTCAGTCCATTTGCCAGAGCTGGATTGTTTTGGTTCGCTAATGGCACAAAGAAGCTCACAACAATGGAGGGCTTTCCTCCATTAAAAGAGACTTCACTCGTAACTGGTGCTGTCAACTTAATTTGCTTGTTCTGGTTGTTCTTACCACGGGCATAGCTAAATAGCCTGAAAATTCCAAATGAAATACCAATGGTTATTCAACTTTAAttccaaataaatttttaacaaaaccTAAACTTATTCATGCATTACAGATCAAATTAACTCGAtgtaaagaaatgaaataacCTGATAAAACCATTTGTTGTAGCTCCAACGAAAGATTTGTTCTGAATTGGTGGGGTAGAAATCCACACAGGTGAATCATATTTTCGAATTTCATAACCATTACCCGCTTCTACTACAGTGTAAGTGGGACACTCATTTTGCTTGCATGATTGGGGAAGATTCCCTTCAACAATccaaaaaaatgaaactaaaaagAGAGATATAAGAATTGAGAATTGGAATGTGGAGGTAGAAGCCATGACTTTTAGTCACCAAGAAATTATAATCTGCAGAAGTCCA encodes:
- the LOC114174500 gene encoding heme-binding protein 2-like, with the translated sequence MRNKYIAFIVAHALYVNWNLPQSCKQNECPTYTVVEAGNGYEIRKYDSPVWISTPPIQNKSFVGATTNGFIRLFSYARGKNNQNKQIKLTAPVTSEVSFNGGKPSIVVSFFVPLANQNNPALANGLSVKRWKSKFVAVKQFGGFVTDSNVGRYVASLKASLGATKRSFTFGKSFIIAQYDPPFKLTDRVNEVWFLSQ